AGCAAGTCGGGGTTGCGACCATCCTCGCCTTGAACCTCCATGGCGGCGAGTGGGAACGCGTGCGAGAGGCGCTTCGAAAGATCGGCGGCCCGACTACGGCCGCCGAGTTGGGCGTCTCCAGGGAGACGATGGTCGTGGCGTTGACGAGCGCCCACAGGATACGGCCCGAGCGTTACACGATACTCGGCGAGTCAGGCCTCACAGAGGCCGCCGCCGAGCGGGTGCTTCGCGTCACGGGGGTCGCTTGAGTTGACGCACACGCCGTCGCGCTACTTCCTGACCATTTCCTGCCTGGAGGTCAACGGCCTTTGCGCGTGACGCTGGTCGGGGAGGAATGGGCCAAAGTCGGCGCGGAGTTCGAGTACGGGGGGCTCGCCCCCGAATGCGAGCCGTGCAAGCTTCGCAAGGTCTGCCACGACCTCGAACCTGGGATGCGTTACCGCGTCACGGGGGTCCGCCCGGTCCACCACGATTGCCCGGCCGGGTTCTTCGAAGGGGGCTTGAGGGTCGCGTCCGTGGAGACCGTGCCCATTCCAGCGACGATACCCGTTTCAGCGCGCCGGGGCACCGCGACGACCCATTCGTTCGAGGAGTGCGGCGCGGCCTGCCTTTACAAGAGGCTTTGCAAGCCGAGCGGGATCCCGGATGGGACGAAGTGCAAGATCAGCGAGGTGGGTGAGGCCGTGACGTGCTACGTGGGACGGGAGCTCCTCTTCGCCAAGCTGGTCCCGGAAAAAAGATGAGAAGGCGGCCAGGGAAAGATCCCTGGCGCCGGATGGTGAAGCGTTCTCGTTCGCGTCCTAGTTCTTCGACATCTGGATGAGGCCGAAGGAATTGCCGTCGGGGTCGACGAACTCCGCTTCCGCCCCGCCCCACGCCGTCGCGGTCGGCTCCTTTGAGAACTTGACCCCGCGCGCCGAGAGCGTCTCGAAGCTCTTCGCCATGTTGTTCGTGCGGAAGATTATCCCCGTCGGCGTCCCGATACGGCGGCGCAAGGATTCGAGGTCGCCCCAGGCGCTATCCGGTTCGGCGGGCGCTATCGAGGCGTCGCTTTCCGTGACGCCGTACTCGTACCAGTCCATCTTCGGTTCGGAGAAGACCACCTTCATGCCGAGTTTCTCCCCGAAGAACCGGCGCGATTCCTCGACGTCACTCACCCAGAGGATGATGCCCGAAAGGTCCCCGATGGGGCCCGTCTGGCGGGCCGGCCGTCGGCTCGCGGTCACCGTCTTCGACGATGAGCGGGGCGTGGTCTTGCGAGCGCCCGTCTTCTTCGCGGTCGCTTTCTTGCCTGTCTTACCTGCAGTCTTTGATCTACGTGCCATGCGACGATCTCCTGTGCCGCTTCGCCTTCGCGGTCTACCGCTCCAGGCGAGGCCGGCTCGCCCGAGACAGGGTGCGAGGGTAAAAAGGAGATGGCCGGACCGTTGACATCGTCGAAGATCCGGGCGTGGTCAAGAATGCGGGGTCCGTGACGCGGGAAGCCGCCGGTGGATGCGGGCGATCAGTGGCCCGCGTGGGCGTGCGTGGCCTTCTTGGCCGCCGGTTTTGCATCGCCGGCCCCATCCTCGGAAGCGACCGGTAGAGGGGCTTTCGCGGGTGAGGCGGGAAGCGGGGTCGTGTACTCTTCGACGAAGCGTATCGTGCGCACCTTCGTGAAGTTCTTGATGTCGGACACGACGACGTACTTGGCGACGAACCACCGTTGGTCGTACTTGCACGCATCCGGCAACGTGATCGTGGCCACCTCATGTTCGATTCTCGCCTGGAACCCCTCGGTCTTGCCGTGCGCGTAGTCCATGTCGATTATCGTGAGGATCTGGGCGCTCGGGTCGCTCACCTCTTCGACGACCGTGAAGACGTATTTCAGCGCCTTCCCCGCGAGCGGTGGGTTGAAATCGAGTCTCACGCGGCCGGCCGTCACCGACATGACCGTGGCCGTGCGCTGGCCGATGCTGATGCGGGCCCCCGGGTGAGGCTCAACCTCGCGCTTCTGGAACTCGCGTAGGCTCATCGTCTCGAACTTCGCCGGGTCGCGTTCGCCGTACGCCTCGGGCGCAGGGATCGTGACCTCGGCCTTGATGCCCACCTTCGCGTCGAGGAGCGCTTTGTCAAAACCGGGGACGACACGGCCGGCCCCTACGACGAGCGGCAAGGCGCCGTACCAAGCGTCTTCTTGGTACTTTTCGTGCTTGCGGGCCGTCTCCGCGCTGGTAGTGTCGAAGAGTTCGCCGTCGACTTCGATGACTTCGCTTTGCTTCGTCATCTCGTCTCGGCCACTGCGGTGGCCTTCGATGATGTATGCGTCGTAGTCGACTTTGATAATGGTTCCTTTCTCCATGGGAAGCACCGGGTTGGCCGCGAGAACCGGGTGGCGGTATTAAAATGTTCTCTGGGTGAACGGGTCGGCCTCAGCCTCTTGCTTCTTTGTTCCCGTCCGGCGGGTTGGCATCGCTACCGTCGGCACTCAACGTTCCACATGAGGCCGAGATCTCCGGCGAAACCATCGATCGTCGCCGCCGGGTCCGAAACGAGCTCTCGCCAGTTCATCGGGTTCTCATCTGTTTGGCGAAGGATCCCGCCCACGGTGGTGACGTTGGTTGTCTGCGCGAGGGCGACGGAGACGACGCTTGTCCCGGACTGCTGGCAGTTCCAGACCTCGCCCATGATCTTCGCCTCGGCCGAGGACGACGTGAAGAAGCCGGATCTCTCCACTGTGCCGTTGTATTCGAAGAAGAAGGCGGGGTGGCCGCTTTTCAACTGCCGCTCGCCGCCGGTCTCCTGGACGCCGATTCGGATCCCGCGCGCCTCTGCCTCCGCGATGACCGCCGCGCGGACCTTTTCCCGAAGATCCTGTTCGGTGGGAAGCAGCATGCCTTTGAGCGTCGTCACCGAAAGAGACGCCGGGTATCCGTTCGATCCTCCGCCGGGGTCCTGGTAGACTTTCGTCTGGATCGTGGAGAGGCCGAAGTTCGCCTGCCTTGGAGCCGCGTCGGAGCGCGCTTGGACGAACTGCCACCCGTTCGCTCCGAGGAGTTCCCGGGGCACCTCCGCCACCGTGAAAGCACCTATGCAGCCCGTGGAGGCGGACAGGACGATGCCGCCGATTGCGAGGGCCAGCACGGACTTTGCCGTCACGAGAACCGATTGGGGGCCTGGAGAATAAGGTTCCTCTTTTGTGCCACCGGGAAAGATGGGTCTTTTTTCATGGCGCCAAGAGCAGATCGATCCGAGCCAAGATTCCCCCGTCCGCATCGTTCTCTTTCTGACGCTGGGCGCCGGGGAGGGTCTCCGTGACTCTTACTTGGACATGCTTCGCAGGTCCAATCGCGAGAGGGCTCCCGGTGGATCCCGTACGAGCGGTGGAAACTCCCCCTCCGGGCCGTGAATCTTGATGACCTGGCGCCACGCGATGCGTCGTCGCGTAACGCCCCGTGGCGAAGGTCGTCAACCGACTCGATGAGCGTGTCGCGCCACCCAATGGCGGCGCCGCGCGACGCCGGGGTCGTTTTCTTGTACCGGCCGCTCACTCGAAGTCCTTGACCGTGTCCACTAGGAAGCTTCGCATCATGTTGTCGGCGGGAAGCGTCACGTACCTGACCCAGCGACGCGCGCCTTCCTGGTTCACGTACCCGCGCGTTATCGTGATGAACTCGCGGCCGTCGTTCCCGTCGACGACCTTCTTGAGCGCGATCTCGATGTACCCGTTCTTTCCGAAGCTCTTCGTCTTCTCTTTGAGGACAGAGTATTCTGGCATTCTCACCGAGACCAGGAAAATGCGTGGAAGTGACAATCGCTTTTTCCCGTTTGAATGGGTCGAGGCCGTCGAACCTCATTCGGCGCCTTTTTCCTGGCGGGGAGGTCGCCGAAAGTTCCCAAAACAGTCGAACGCGTGCGGGGTCGGGCTCCTGACTTCATTGCAGGAAAAGGGTTGCGGCGCCGCCGAGTTTCTGTGAGTTCACTATGAGGACGAAGTTGTATGCTCCAATTGTCTCGTCGTCGTGCGTCTCGCCAACGTCCACGCCGTATGCGAAATTACCGCCGAACATGTATTCGCGGACCGTCCATGCCGCTCCGTTGGGGTCCGTGAAGGCGAACGTCTCGCCCGTCGGAACGAGTGCTTGGCCGCGCGGGTCCGCGCCGCCCGTCGCGTAGACGATCTTCGGGGTCGCCAATTCGATCACGCCGAGCAGGTCGCCGCCGGTCGCCTTGCCGGAGATGACCGCGAAGTTTTCGTCCACGGCCTTCACGGTCACGAATTGTGTCGCCGAGTGCGAGGATTCCGACGTCACGGCGGCGCCCGCTGTGAGGGCGAGGAGCAAGGGAACCGCGAGCATCGTGGTGAATTTCATCGGCAACTCCAACACGATGTCGGGAGGAGCCGATATGAAGAGTTTCAAGACGGCGTATGCAAAAACAGTGTGCCCCGAGGGGATTGGAGGCGTCGACTTTTGCCGATTCAGGCGTTCCTGGAAATTAGTATATAAGTTCTTTCGTGGACCACTATTCGATTCCGCCGGAGGTGGGGCGAAACCAAGGCCGAAAGGGTGAACCGCGCGTTCACTTGATGGCGACGATGAACGGGCTCCCAAGCTGGTCGTCGATCTGGAATCCGCACTCGGTCGATAACCCAAAGTTGGCCTGGTTGAGGGCGTTCGTCGCCCACCAATAGGCCTCTTGGAGGCTGACCCGCTTGTCCGGCTCCGTGTACGCGGGAAGGCCCATCGGAACGTCGTTCGTCATGTTGTCCGCGGGGCCCCAACCGTCGGCGTCGCCCGAGCGCGCACCCTCATGCCATTCCTGGAAGTAAAGATGGCCCGTCTGGGTATTGCTGAAGCACTCCGTCACAATCGAGTCCGAAACGCTCACGATGCGGCCCGGGCCCGTGACACCCGCGCTCGGCTCCTCCACGGGGCCGTAGATCTTGTCCACGAAGCCGCCGCAGAAACTGCAGGAGATCATGAGGCCGAGCGGCACGCTGGACTTGAGGGGCTTCAGGAGCTCCGCGAGTTCGCGATCGTAGAGCGCGTCGCAATCCTGGTGCTTGCCCGGTACCTGAAGGCAGATGTAGGAGCCGACACGACCGTCGTCTAAGTACGCGTTCCCGTGGTCTTCCATGAAGAGGAGGATCTCGCTTCCCGGGCGCGCGTTGGCGCCGGCGATGATCTGGGCGAGAGCGGTCTTGAAGTTCGCCCTTGTGGCGGCCGGGTACGGGGATGGCCCCGTCACTTTCTCGGTCCGACCGTCGCCGTCCCGAATCTGGCCGTCATCGTAGAGGAATCGCATGTTCTCGCGCTTGAATCCGGCGGATTCGATGGTCTTGCTGATGTCTTCGAGGAGATGGAAACCCGCGTCGCCGAGGTGGACGTCTTCCTCTTGGCCTTCCATGTCCTGCGTGCCATGCGTGATCCCGTTGTGGAGGAAGAGGGCGAATTTGATGGGGGCGATTACAGGGTTGGCGGTGTCGTTGCCGCTCGTGGTCTCGTTTCCTGGGGGATTGACCACGGGGGAGCTTGCCGGGGGTCGTGCGCCTTTTCCGGTGGGTCGCTCGTCCACCGTGACGTCGACCGCGCCAAAGAAGTCGTCTTCCTGGGTGATTATCTTGATGGTGACCCGGTAGGTGCCGTGCGACCAGTACGTGTGCTTGACTGAGGGCATCGAGTGCGATTCGGGGGAGCCGTCCCCGAAGGTCCACGTGTAGCCTGCGGGGTTCGGTGGCCGGCTGGACGCGGGCAAGAAGGTGATCTCGTCGCCTTCGAGGGGAGCGCTGGGCGAAAAGTTGATTCCGATCTCCGTGCCCGCGGGCGTGTAGAGGCTCGATAGGTCATCGTCAGGATTCGTGGGGCCAAATACGCACCCGGCGAGGCTTACCGCGAGTAGGGGGACGGTGACGAGAAGAGTAGCGCGGGCTCTCATATCCGACCTGTTTCTCTCTTTAAATACGATATTAAGGTTTGTTGTGCAGTCGATGGACACCGCCTTAAGAAGCCGCCACCCTGCTAAATCGCATCGTCAAGGCGGAACCTCGGAAATCCCCCCTATCTTGACCGGATCCTTTTCGGGATTCCTGTGGGCGTCAAACTTTCCGCTTCGTCTCTTAC
The DNA window shown above is from Euryarchaeota archaeon and carries:
- a CDS encoding UPF0179 family protein gives rise to the protein MRVTLVGEEWAKVGAEFEYGGLAPECEPCKLRKVCHDLEPGMRYRVTGVRPVHHDCPAGFFEGGLRVASVETVPIPATIPVSARRGTATTHSFEECGAACLYKRLCKPSGIPDGTKCKISEVGEAVTCYVGRELLFAKLVPEKR
- a CDS encoding VOC family protein — translated: MARRSKTAGKTGKKATAKKTGARKTTPRSSSKTVTASRRPARQTGPIGDLSGIILWVSDVEESRRFFGEKLGMKVVFSEPKMDWYEYGVTESDASIAPAEPDSAWGDLESLRRRIGTPTGIIFRTNNMAKSFETLSARGVKFSKEPTATAWGGAEAEFVDPDGNSFGLIQMSKN
- a CDS encoding FKBP-type peptidyl-prolyl cis-trans isomerase, which encodes MLPMEKGTIIKVDYDAYIIEGHRSGRDEMTKQSEVIEVDGELFDTTSAETARKHEKYQEDAWYGALPLVVGAGRVVPGFDKALLDAKVGIKAEVTIPAPEAYGERDPAKFETMSLREFQKREVEPHPGARISIGQRTATVMSVTAGRVRLDFNPPLAGKALKYVFTVVEEVSDPSAQILTIIDMDYAHGKTEGFQARIEHEVATITLPDACKYDQRWFVAKYVVVSDIKNFTKVRTIRFVEEYTTPLPASPAKAPLPVASEDGAGDAKPAAKKATHAHAGH
- a CDS encoding PKD domain-containing protein: MRARATLLVTVPLLAVSLAGCVFGPTNPDDDLSSLYTPAGTEIGINFSPSAPLEGDEITFLPASSRPPNPAGYTWTFGDGSPESHSMPSVKHTYWSHGTYRVTIKIITQEDDFFGAVDVTVDERPTGKGARPPASSPVVNPPGNETTSGNDTANPVIAPIKFALFLHNGITHGTQDMEGQEEDVHLGDAGFHLLEDISKTIESAGFKRENMRFLYDDGQIRDGDGRTEKVTGPSPYPAATRANFKTALAQIIAGANARPGSEILLFMEDHGNAYLDDGRVGSYICLQVPGKHQDCDALYDRELAELLKPLKSSVPLGLMISCSFCGGFVDKIYGPVEEPSAGVTGPGRIVSVSDSIVTECFSNTQTGHLYFQEWHEGARSGDADGWGPADNMTNDVPMGLPAYTEPDKRVSLQEAYWWATNALNQANFGLSTECGFQIDDQLGSPFIVAIK